A stretch of Pogona vitticeps strain Pit_001003342236 chromosome 5, PviZW2.1, whole genome shotgun sequence DNA encodes these proteins:
- the BHLHE41 gene encoding class E basic helix-loop-helix protein 41, whose amino-acid sequence MSGESESESEEERQTQKGSEQRQKVLPRSLLSFSHPPPHPLLQLHARKRPGCMCHWCAQSSSKSASSHRVRQKGKPQQKKPRPDMDEGIPLLQERQLREHRDFIGLDYPSLYMCKPKRGMKRDESKETYKLPHRLIEKKRRDRINECIAQLKDLLPEHLKLTTLGHLEKAVVLELTLKHLKALTALTEQQHQKIIALQNGERSLKSPLQSDLDAFHSGFQTCTKEVLQYLSRFESWTPREQRCTQLINHLHSVCTRFLPSAQLLTPKVCGSKGPSSTSSLSPSTSFSCVQQDHSVPKLESQPNCVPVIQRTQNTNSSNNNNNLNVHNASSSVELGGENDTDTDSGYGGECEGRPEGEKSQSNNVMMIKREPSGDEAPPLNKRLKLDCSSSSSPSAVLSPDQAVAAAALLRPDPSLLSSLMAFGGLGAGGSGGGGSPFGQQPAAPFCLPFYFISPSAAATAYMQPFLDKSNMEKYLYPAAAAAAPIPLIYPGIPAQAAAAAAAAAAAAAFPCLSSVLAPAEKANSASATSSSSTSVLLPPDVASSSPAQHLPPPFSCSPAGLNLDTDLPSQEQSLQSREENPSENAI is encoded by the exons ATGAGtggcgagagcgagagcgagagcgaggaGGAGAGGCAAACGCAGAAAGGGAGCGAGCAGAGGCAGAAAGTGCTTCCgcgctccctcctttctttctcccacccaccccctcacccTCTCCTACAACTGCACGCAAGAAAAAGACCGGGCTGTATGTGCCACTGGTGTGCCCAAAGCTCTTCAAAGTCGGCATCATCCCACCGCGTCCGTCAAAAAGGgaaaccacaacaaaaaaagcCGCGGCCAGACATGGATGAAGGGATCCCTCTCTTGCAAGAAAGACAGTTACGGGAACATAGGGACTTCATAGG aCTGGATTATCCATCCCTATATATGTGCAAGCCCAAAAGAGGCATGAAGAGGGACGAGAGCAAG GAAACATACAAGCTGCCGCATAGGTTGATAGAGAAGAAAAGGCGAGACAGGATTAATGAATGCATTGCTCAGCTGAAAGACTTGTTACCTGAGCATTTGAAACTGACA ACACTAGGGCATTTGGAGAAAGCAGTAGTTTTGGAATTAACTTTGAAACACTTAAAAGCTTTAACAGCCTTAACAGAACAACAACATCAGAAGATAATTGCTTTACAGAATG GAGAAAGATCTTTGAAGTCTCCTCTTCAGTCTGACTTGGATGCTTTTCATTCAGGATTCCAAACATGCACCAAAGAAGTCTTGCAATACCTCTCCAGATTTGAAAGCTGGACTCCCAGGGAGCAGCGATGCACCCAGCTCATTAACCATCTGCACTCAGTTTGCACACGGTTCCTCCCCAGCGCCCAACTCTTGACTCCAAAGGTTTGTGGGAGCAAAGGACCCTCATCCACCTCCTCCTTGtccccctccacttctttttccTGTGTGCAGCAAGATCACTCTGTCCCAAAGCTGGAAAGCCAGCCAAACTGTGTGCCAGTCATCCAGAGGACTCAGAATACAAatagcagtaataataataataatcttaatgtCCATAATGCCAGCAGTAGTGTGGAACTTGGTGGGGAGAATGACACAGACACGGACAGTGGCTATGGCGGGGAATGTGAGGGGAGACCAGAAGGTGAAAAAAGCCAAAGCAATAATGTCATGATGATCAAGCGGGAGCCCTCTGGGGACGAAGCCCCACCTCTTAACAAAAGGTTGAAGCTggattgcagcagcagcagcagcccttcTGCGGTGCTGAGCCCTGATCAAGCAGTGGCCGCAGCAGCCCTCCTCAGACCAGACCCGTCCTTGCTCAGCTCCCTGATGGCTTTTGGAGGCTTAGGCGCAGGGGGAAGTGGAGGAGGGGGATCTCCCTTTGGCCAACAACCTGCTGCTCCTTTTTGTCTGCCTTTCTACTTCATCTccccctctgctgctgccactgcctacATGCAACCTTTCCTGGACAAGAGCAACATGGAAAAATATCTCTACCCagccgctgctgccgctgccccCATTCCATTAATCTACCCAGGGATTCCAGCTcaggctgcggcggcggcggctgcagctgcggcggcggctgcctttccctgcctctcctctgtgttGGCTCCAGCCGAGAAAGCTAATTCAGCTTcagcaacctcctcctcctccacctcagtCCTCCTCCCTCCCGATGTGGCGTCTTCTTCTCCAGCCCAGCACCTTCCTCCTCCGTTTTCCTGTAGCCCAGCTGGGCTCAACCTGGACACAGATCTCCCTTCCCAAGAAcagtccttgcagtccagagagGAGAATCCTTCTGAGAACGCTATATAA